The segment CGCCTCCTCCAGGGCGAAGCGGAAGTACTCCTCGTGGTCGGTGGTGAGGAGGAGGTCCCCGCCCTCCACGAGCCTAGTGGAGAGCCTGCGGAAAAATCCCTCCTGCAAAAGCCGCTTCCGCTGGTGCCGCTTCTTAGGCCAGGGATCGGGGAAGTTGACGATAACCCGCCTCAGGCTCCCCGGGGGCACCAGGTTCCTCAGGGCGAAGGGGCCTTGCCCGTGGTAAAAGCGCACGTTCCCTATCCCCTCCCGGCGCAGGCGCCGGTAGGCCCTAAGGACGCTGGCCGCCGAGACCTCAGCGCCCAGGATGAGCCATTCCGGATGGGCCTTGGCAAGCTCCGCGGTGAAGCGCCCGTCGCCAAAGCCCACCTCGAGGACCAAAAGCCCCTCCCGGCCAAAGAGGTCTGCCGACCGGGGAGGCCAAAGGGGAAGAAGAGCGGGCCGCACCAGCACAAGGGGGGATTATACGGCCTTTTCAAATCGTTTTCACAGGAGGGCTCTAGGGTGAGGGCAGGAAGTCGGGTTATGGCCCTGTTGGGAAGCCTCAATGCGCTGCCCCTCGAGGAGCTCCTCCAGCTTCTCGCCCACAAGGAGGGAGCCCTGGAAATTTGGAACCTTAAGGATATTCCCGCCACCACCCTTTACTTGAAGCCCGGATATATCCGGTCCATCGACCAGTGCGGCAAGCCCCTGGAGGCCCTGGCCGCCAGGCAAATGGAAAGCGGCCGCCTAGGGCTTTTGGGCCAGCCCCTCAACGGGGTGGGGCTATGAAACCCCATACGCCCTCTGGACCGCAAGGGAGCTTGGGGCGAGGCCCGAGGAGCTCGAGGGCCTTCACGAGGTCCGGAAGGGCCGGCTTCACCGGGAGGTGTGCGGGCGCTCCGGAGCGGCCTCCTGCGCAACCGGGTTCTGCGCTCGGGCTAGAGGCCGTACTCCTGCCAGCGGCTTTCCACCAGGGCCTTGACCCGCTCGTCCATGCGGATGCGCTCGGGCCACACCCGCTGGAAGTCCTCCTCGGGGAGCTTGCGGGTGCCGTCCAGGACCAAAACCGGCCCCTCCACCCCTTCCATCACCCGGGCGTCCCGCTCGGGGTCGATGTTGTTGAGCACCCCCCAAAGGAGCTCCTCGGGGGTGAGGGCGGTGTTGTGGTCGGCGAGGAGCAGGAGCCGGATGCCCGCGCTCTTGGGAGTCCTTAGGAGCCTTTCCGCCAGGGCCAAGGCCTGCCCAGGCCGCTCCTTGCGCAAGGTAACCCCCCAGACGCCCGGCCACTGCCTTTGGGCCAGGGCCTCCGGATCCTGGGGGAGCTCGGGGTGCGCCCGAGGGGTGAAGGGCACCTCCCCTCCCTCCTCGGGGAGCTTGCGGGTCCCGTCCACAAGAAGCTTCCCACCAAAGGCAAAGCTCCTCGAGCTATGGTCCAGCACATCCATAGGCCCCCGAAGAAGAAGGGTATCCCGCCCGGGCAGGGCATGCTTGAGGGCTTCCAAAAGAGTTGGAAAACCCGGCCTCACCGGGACATCCCCATCCACGGCCACGATCACCTTGGCGAACATCATCTGCCCCAGCCCCAGCATCCCATAGGCCACCTTGTAGGCCTGGCCCGGATAGGCCTTGTGCAAGGCCACGTTCACCCAGTTGTGGGCCACCCCTTCCGGGGGCATGTGGTAGTCCACCACCTCGGGGAGAATAAGGCGCAAAGGCGGCAGGAAAAGGCGCTCGGAAGCCTCGATGAGGTAGGCGTCCTCCATGGGAGGTACCCCCACGATGGTGGCGGGGTAGATGGCCCTTTTCCGGTGGGTGAGGGCGGTCACGTGGAAACGGGGATAGAGGTCCACCGGGGTATAGAAGCCCGTGTGGTCCCCAAAGGGACCCTCCTCCACCAAAGGTTCCTCCGGGTCAATGTAACCCTCCAGCACGAACTCCGCCTCGGCGGGGACAGGGAGGTCCACGGTGACGCCCCGGGTGAGCTCCAGGGGCGCGCCCCGCAGGAATCCCGCCAGGTGGAACTCGCTTACCCCGGGCAAGGGAGGTAAGGGGGCGGTGGCGGCGTAGGTGAGGATGGGATCCCCCCCCAGGGCCACGGCCACCTCCAGCTTTTTCCCCAGCCTCCTGGCTTTTTCCAGGTGCTGGCGGCCCACCTTGTGGAGCTGCCAGTGCATGGCCGTGCTCTTTTTATCCAGAACCTGCATGCGGTACATGCCCACGTTGAGCTCCCCGGTTTCCGGATCCTTGGTGATCACCAGGGGTAGGGTGAGGAAGGGCCCTCCGTCCAAGGGCCAGCACTTCAGGACGGGAAGGCGGGAGAGATCCACTGCCTCTCCCTTCAGGATCACCTCCTGCACCG is part of the Thermus caldilimi genome and harbors:
- a CDS encoding menaquinone biosynthesis decarboxylase; this translates as MFRNLEAYLQALERRGELKRIRIPVSSELEITEIADRMVKTGGPALLFEQVVGKDFPVAIGLFGTRERTAFALGVRDLDELSEKVARLLELKPGRGGISALMGLLPKLPLLRGFFPRWVGRAPVQEVILKGEAVDLSRLPVLKCWPLDGGPFLTLPLVITKDPETGELNVGMYRMQVLDKKSTAMHWQLHKVGRQHLEKARRLGKKLEVAVALGGDPILTYAATAPLPPLPGVSEFHLAGFLRGAPLELTRGVTVDLPVPAEAEFVLEGYIDPEEPLVEEGPFGDHTGFYTPVDLYPRFHVTALTHRKRAIYPATIVGVPPMEDAYLIEASERLFLPPLRLILPEVVDYHMPPEGVAHNWVNVALHKAYPGQAYKVAYGMLGLGQMMFAKVIVAVDGDVPVRPGFPTLLEALKHALPGRDTLLLRGPMDVLDHSSRSFAFGGKLLVDGTRKLPEEGGEVPFTPRAHPELPQDPEALAQRQWPGVWGVTLRKERPGQALALAERLLRTPKSAGIRLLLLADHNTALTPEELLWGVLNNIDPERDARVMEGVEGPVLVLDGTRKLPEEDFQRVWPERIRMDERVKALVESRWQEYGL